One segment of Coffea arabica cultivar ET-39 chromosome 7c, Coffea Arabica ET-39 HiFi, whole genome shotgun sequence DNA contains the following:
- the LOC113698607 gene encoding probable Histone-lysine N-methyltransferase ATXR5 isoform X2, whose product MAPSARANRRWADEEDDDNQLDRLRRPRRVRKYRSIVAIMRVARRVQLINEDDDDGFDQTVEIKKEENVDDGDGDDCYSKLGCQECGRGDNEEEILLCDKCDKGYHLDCLRPIVPRVPFGHWYCPSCSDHIRPSMALAKNTRKRRKRSGPLVYHKKRRRLLPYIPTEDADLRLKQMGSLASALTAMNIEFSAELTYVRGMAPRSANQAKFEKGGMQVLCKENVETLEYCKLMEKSGLCPPLMVVFDSCEGYTVEADGPIKDLTLIAEYAGDVDYMKKRECDDCDSLMTLLSAKQPSRSLVVCPDKRGNIARFINGINNHLPESKKKQNLKCVRYDVDGKCRVLLVATRDIAKGERLYYDYNGHEHEYPTHHFI is encoded by the exons ATGGCGCCGTCTGCCAGGGCCAACCGGAGGTGGGCTGACGAGGAGGACGACGACAATCAGCTGGACCGTCTCCGGCGGCCCCGGCGGGTGAGGAAGTATAGGTCGATTGTGGCAATAATGAGGGTGGCTAGAAGGGTCCAACTTATaaatgaggatgatgatgatggttTTGATCAAACGGTGGAGATAAAGAAGGAGGAGAATGTTGATGATGGTGATGGTGATGATTGTTATAGCAAATTGGGGTGTCAGGAATGTGGGAGAGGGGATAACGAGGAGGAGATTTTGCTGTGTGATAAATGTGATAAAGGGTACCATTTGGATTGTCTAAGGCCAATTGTGCCCCGGGTGCCATTTGGGCACTGGTACTGCCCTAGCTGCTCTGATCACATTCGTCCCAGCATGGCTCTGGCTAAAA ATACTAGAAAACGTCGGAAGCGTTCTGGGCCTTTGGTGTACCACAAGAAAAGGAGAAGACTTCTGCCATATATACCGACGGAAGATGCTGATCTAAGGCTAAAGCAAATGGGATCTCTTGCTTCTGCTTTGACCGCAATGAACATTGAATTCAGTGCTGAGCTTACTTATGTGCGTGGCATGGCTCCTAGGTCTGCCAATCAGGCCAAGTTTGAAAAGGGTGGAATGCAG GTCCTTTgcaaagaaaatgttgaaacaTTGGAGTACTGTAAACTTATGGAGAAAAGTGGCTTATGTCCCCCACTTATGGTTGTGTTTGATTCGTGTGAAGG TTATACGGTAGAGGCTGATGGTCCAATAAAGGACTTGACTTTGATAGCAGAGTATGCAGGAGATGTGGATTATATGAAGAAAAGGGAATGTGATGACTGTGACAGCTTAATGACGCTCCTTTCAGCAAAACAGCCATCCAGGAGTCTCGTTGTCTGCCCGGACAAGCGTGGCAACATTGCCCGGTTTATAAACGGCATAAACAACCATTTGCC GGAAAGTAAGAAGAAGCAGAATCTTAAGTGCGTGAGGTATGATGTAGATGGCAAATGCCGAGTCCTTTTGGTTGCTACTCGCGATATTGCTAAGGGGGAGAGGTTGTACTATGATTACAATGGGCACGAGCATGAATATCCAACTCATCATTTCATCTAA
- the LOC113698607 gene encoding probable Histone-lysine N-methyltransferase ATXR5 isoform X1, whose translation MAPSARANRRWADEEDDDNQLDRLRRPRRVRKYRSIVAIMRVARRVQLINEDDDDGFDQTVEIKKEENVDDGDGDDCYSKLGCQECGRGDNEEEILLCDKCDKGYHLDCLRPIVPRVPFGHWYCPSCSDHIRPSMALAKSLTQTSILDFFRIQKCSESMADFTSALDTRKRRKRSGPLVYHKKRRRLLPYIPTEDADLRLKQMGSLASALTAMNIEFSAELTYVRGMAPRSANQAKFEKGGMQVLCKENVETLEYCKLMEKSGLCPPLMVVFDSCEGYTVEADGPIKDLTLIAEYAGDVDYMKKRECDDCDSLMTLLSAKQPSRSLVVCPDKRGNIARFINGINNHLPESKKKQNLKCVRYDVDGKCRVLLVATRDIAKGERLYYDYNGHEHEYPTHHFI comes from the exons ATGGCGCCGTCTGCCAGGGCCAACCGGAGGTGGGCTGACGAGGAGGACGACGACAATCAGCTGGACCGTCTCCGGCGGCCCCGGCGGGTGAGGAAGTATAGGTCGATTGTGGCAATAATGAGGGTGGCTAGAAGGGTCCAACTTATaaatgaggatgatgatgatggttTTGATCAAACGGTGGAGATAAAGAAGGAGGAGAATGTTGATGATGGTGATGGTGATGATTGTTATAGCAAATTGGGGTGTCAGGAATGTGGGAGAGGGGATAACGAGGAGGAGATTTTGCTGTGTGATAAATGTGATAAAGGGTACCATTTGGATTGTCTAAGGCCAATTGTGCCCCGGGTGCCATTTGGGCACTGGTACTGCCCTAGCTGCTCTGATCACATTCGTCCCAGCATGGCTCTGGCTAAAA GTCTTACGCAGACATCCATACTTGATTTCTTTCGGATTCAGAAATGCAGTGAATCAATGGCGGATTTTACTTCAGCTCTAG ATACTAGAAAACGTCGGAAGCGTTCTGGGCCTTTGGTGTACCACAAGAAAAGGAGAAGACTTCTGCCATATATACCGACGGAAGATGCTGATCTAAGGCTAAAGCAAATGGGATCTCTTGCTTCTGCTTTGACCGCAATGAACATTGAATTCAGTGCTGAGCTTACTTATGTGCGTGGCATGGCTCCTAGGTCTGCCAATCAGGCCAAGTTTGAAAAGGGTGGAATGCAG GTCCTTTgcaaagaaaatgttgaaacaTTGGAGTACTGTAAACTTATGGAGAAAAGTGGCTTATGTCCCCCACTTATGGTTGTGTTTGATTCGTGTGAAGG TTATACGGTAGAGGCTGATGGTCCAATAAAGGACTTGACTTTGATAGCAGAGTATGCAGGAGATGTGGATTATATGAAGAAAAGGGAATGTGATGACTGTGACAGCTTAATGACGCTCCTTTCAGCAAAACAGCCATCCAGGAGTCTCGTTGTCTGCCCGGACAAGCGTGGCAACATTGCCCGGTTTATAAACGGCATAAACAACCATTTGCC GGAAAGTAAGAAGAAGCAGAATCTTAAGTGCGTGAGGTATGATGTAGATGGCAAATGCCGAGTCCTTTTGGTTGCTACTCGCGATATTGCTAAGGGGGAGAGGTTGTACTATGATTACAATGGGCACGAGCATGAATATCCAACTCATCATTTCATCTAA
- the LOC113697987 gene encoding uncharacterized protein, which translates to MGSLEEEKLFQMVHDFIEPESTSENPSYSSQNLSLNNHHAKQYILQEIVASRTAAEEGLLGCVLKHMRHKIEAEKTTSLKKWLVIRLRKDGYHGVCLCQTSWPTTLGCPAGDYEYIEVVIKDKKCSSLRLILDIDFKSQFELARPTSSYKELTDTLPAIFVGDAQKLNKIISILCSEAKNSLKERGLHVPPWRTITYMQSKWFSNCQRIIPLNPSREVGLGNKEAMVGEHISSNFDTLTASASNGKKENKAENFVARSGLSSQFAAMSTKCF; encoded by the exons ATGGGTAGCTTAGAAGAAGAGAAGCTGTTTCAAATGGTGCACGATTTTATTGAACCAGAATCAACTTCAGAAAATCCCTCTTATTCCTCTCAAAATCTGTCTCTCAATAATCATCATGCTAAGCAATATATTTTGCAG GAGATTGTTGCGAGTAGAACTGCAGCTGAAGAGGGTCTTCTTGGTTGTGTATTGAAGCACATGAGGCACAAAATCGAAGCAGAGAAAACTACTAGCCTCAAGAAATGGCTTGTGATTAGACTAAGAAAGGATGGTTATCATGGTGTTTGTCTATGTCAAACTTCTTGGCCTACTACTTTAGGCTGCCCTGCTg GTGATTATGAATACATTGAAGTTGTGATTAAAGATAAAAAATGCAGCTCATTGAGGCTGATCTTAGACATTGATTTCAAGTCACAATTTGAATTAGCAAGGCCTACATCATCCTACAAAGAGCTCACAGATACGCTTCCTGCAATCTTTGTTGGTGATGCTCAGAAATTGAACAAGATAATCTCCATCCTTTGCTCAGAAGCTAAGAACTCACTTAAAGAAAGGGGTCTGCATGTTCCTCCATGGAGGACAATCACTTATATGCAGTCCAAATGGTTTAGTAACTGCCAAAGAATAATCCCTTTGAATCCTAGCAGAGAAGTAGGCTTAGGCAATAAAGAAGCAATGGTTGGTGAGCATATTTCATCCAATTTTGACACATTGACAGCATCAGCTTCTAATGGGAAGAAGGAAAACAAGGCAGAGAATTTTGTTGCTAGATCAGGTTTATCTAGTCAATTTGCTGCTATGAGCACAAAATGCTTCTAA